From one Coffea eugenioides isolate CCC68of chromosome 11, Ceug_1.0, whole genome shotgun sequence genomic stretch:
- the LOC113751480 gene encoding protein decapping 5, with the protein MAAAAESSSASASRSSSSATADSYIGSLISLTSKSEIRYEGMLYNINTDESSIGLRNVRSFGTEGRKKDGAQVPPGDKIYEYILFRGSDIKDLQVKSSPPVQTTPPINSDPAIIQSHYPLSATTSTALPTAVTASLPDLGSHSAQLGHPGSTFQGGLPLYQPGGNLSSWGPSPPNANGSGLAMPMYWQGYYGAPNGLPQMHQQSLLRPPPGLSMPPSMQQMQYSGFNTSLPTAAPSLPGSNLPEYPSVAPTSSSSLSSSSSLPASTLPLSVPPMQPPTLGSEQSSLVLNKASVSRIPTTAGASLPSLSHLTTSSPDLSSVVPSGPSKSSAVSGTVLQHQSISQPVTTVAGTSTSILVETPTPSLITPGQLLLTGPASVSLNQSSQTMQKDVEVVQVSMTTPSEPPAPVSTEAQPPILPLPPPARSHKPNGAPFQMRHNYRGRGGRGTGIARPVTKFAEDFDFEAMNEKFNKDEVWGHLGKSNKAQLKEKDGDGNGSDEDDYQDEFDEELPKIDVKPVYKKDDFFDSLSSNAVDNDSNHGRPRFSEQMKIDAETFGDFSRYRGGRGGRGPFRGGRSRGSYYGRGYNYGYVPRGRGRGASNRPF; encoded by the exons ATGGCGGCGGCGGCGGAGAGTTCATCGGCATCGGCGAGTAGATCTAGTAGCAGCGCGACGGCGGATTCGTACATCGGAAGTTTGATAAGTTTGACTTCGAAGAGCGAGATCAGATACGAAGGCATGTTGTATAACATTAATACCGACGAGTCCAGCATCGGCCTTCGCAACG TGAGATCATTTGGAACAGAAGGACGGAAAAAAGATGGTGCTCAAGTCCCTCCTGGCGATAAGATTTATGAATACATTCTCTTTCGAGGAAGTGATATTAAG GATTTGCAAGTTAAATCATCCCCACCTGTACAAACTACCCCACCCATAAATAGTGATCCTGCAATTATTCAG TCTCATTATCCTCTTTCAGCTACCACATCAACAGCCTTGCCTACAGCTGTTACTGCTTCTTTACCAGATCTTGGATCACATTCTGCTCAGTTGGGACACCCTGGCTCAACTTTCCAAGGTGGTCTGCCTTTGTATCAACCCGGTGGGAATTTGAGCTCTTGGGGGCCTTCACCTCCAAATGCAAATGGTAGTGGCCTTGCCATGCCGATGTATTGGCAAGGATATTATGGGGCGCCTAATGGACTACCGCAAATGCATCAGCAATCCTTACTTCGACCACCTCCTGGTCTTTCAATGCCTCCATCCATGCAGCAGATGCAGTATTCTGGTTTTAATACATCTCTGCCGACCGCAGCTCCAAGCTTGCCTGGTTCAAATTTGCCAGAATATCCTTCTGTGGCTCCCACCAGTAGTAGTTCCCTAAGTTCCTCTTCATCTCTACCTGCTTCAACTTTGCCTTTGAGTGTCCCTCCTATGCAGCCTCCAACACTAGGGTCTGAGCAATCGAGCTTGGTCTTGAATAAGGCTTCTGTTTCTCGTATTCCCACAACAGCAGGTGCTAGCTTGCCCTCATTGTCTCATTTGACAACTTCAAGTCCAGATTTAAGTTCTGTCGTGCCTTCGGGCCCCAGCAAATCTAGTGCAGTTTCTGGTACAGTTTTGCAACACCAGAGTATATCCCAACCTGTTACTACAGTAGCTGGTACATCTACCTCAATTTTAGTGGAAACGCCTACACCTTCACTAATAACTCCAGGGCAGCTGCTACTGACTGGACCAGCTTCAGTTTCCCTAAATCAATCATCACAAACAATGCAAAAGGATGTGGAAGTGGTTCAAGTATCAATGACGACACCATCAGAACCTCCAGCTCCTGTTTCAACAGAAGCTCAGCCACCTATTTTGCCATTGCCACCACCTGCTCGTTCCCATAAG CCAAATGGAGCACCTTTTCAGATGCGTCACAATTATAGAGGCCGTGGAGGAAGGGGAACTGGG ATTGCGCGCCCAGTGACAAAATTTGCAGAAGATTTTGATTTTGAGGCCATGAATGAAAAGTTCAACAAGGATGAAGTATGGGGTCATCTTGGCAAAAGTAATAAAGCACAACTGAAGGAGAAAGATGGGGACGGGAATGGTAGTGATGAAGATGATTATCAAGATGAATTTGACGAGGAGTTGCCAAAAATTGATGTGAAG CCTGTCTACAAGAAGGATGACTTTTTTGACTCCCTCTCTTCCAACGCTGTTGACAATGATTCAAACCATGGAAGGCCTAGGTTCTCAGAGCAGATGAAGATAGATGCAGAG ACATTTGGAGATTTTTCAAGGTACCGGGGTGGACGAGGAGGTCGTGGCCCATTTCGTGGTGGTAGGTCTCGAGGTTCTTACTATGGACGGGGGTATAATTATGGCTATGTTCCCAGGGGCCGTGGTCGAGGTGCATCAAATCGCCCATTCTAG